TGGTAAACACTTCTGATGTAACAGAAACTGTTTAGATTATCACTGCATCTATTATTAGCATCCAAACCTGTTACTTCAATATGGCACCCTACAATACCTTGCTTTCAAACAGGTTGGATTTGATTATGTCTATATGAGGATCAAACTTTGATCATTGAGGCATGAAGGTTGAACTCAATTCATTCATTGAGAGTATTTCATGTTTCAGATCAGACATTGACACTGATTTCTGAGCTGTACATTAAATTAAATGATCAGAGACACTCAAAACAGATATGTTAGAATAACAGTTGAGGACCCTGTTTCGGTTAAAATTAATTGCAATTGGCTTGAGCTTCATTTGTCATACTAGCTAAATTAATGCATTTTCTTTTCTTTAGACATAAACACTAAAGATGTTGTGTTTTGTCAACTGCAGGTCTACCCAGAAGACTAAGAGCCACTAACCTGCTGTGGAAGGGGAAAACACAGGCTGCAGTGAATCTGCTGCAAGACGATATCCTCGTTGCAGACCCTGGCACCAAGTAAGACCTTAGTCATTCCCATCATTCCCAGCATTATAATCATTCAAATGTTCTGTGTGTCCTTGTGCCATTTAAAATTCAGTCAATATTTGCTATGTGTAATATAATGGAACCTATTTGCTACACTTATTTGGATGTAAATAGATGGCTCAGATGTTTAATTCCGTCACCCCTGTGGGCTGTATTGGCCCTTCAGTCTGCTCTATCAGAATGACTTCCCACTCTGCTGCTCTGTGTTTTGCAGATGCCACTACAGTAACCTAGCCTTCTCCTTACTGGCCCACGTCATGGCTGAGAAGGTGGTGGGCCTGGACTACCAGCACTGGATCAATGATAACATCCTGGACCGGCTGGGGATGGAGGACACAGGCTTCGACATCACCCCAGGGATCCAAAGCCAGATGGCTGTGGGCGTCTACTCCAGTGGCCAGCCAGCCCCTCTGTATGACCTGGGCTGGTACCGCCCCTCAGGCCAGATGTTCTCCACTGCCGCTGACCTTGCCAAGCTGGCCATGATGCTGCTGGGGGCCTACCACCGCAAGCTCCTGGAGCCCGACACCCTGAAGATCATGCTGACCCCTCTGTTCCGCTGTGATAAGGACTACTTTGCCAACCGCACCGGCACTCCTTGGGAGGTGAACGAGCAGCTGGGCTACGAGGTGCTGCGTAAAGACGGAGACCTGGATGGCTACTCAGCCACCTTCTCACTGGTACCCAGGCTCAAGCTGGGCCTAGTGGTGCTGATGGCTGGCACCAGACCTCAGAAGCAGGAGGTGGTGGCCAAGGCATACAGCCACATCATACCCGCCATGGAGAGGGTGTTCCGGGAGGCCAAAAAGATCCTCATCCCTCCCCCTAATCCAGACCCATACATAGGCTTCTTCACTTATGGAAACATCACCTTCTATGAGATCAAAGCTGGGGCCGACGGTGTTCTGATCATGCAGCAGTTTGGTCCCCAGATTGAGGACCTGATCCCAGAGAGATATCGGACAATCAAGCTGAACTACCTGGTGGACAGGGTGTTCAGGGTGGTGTTTGAGAAGGAGTACCCCTGTGTTTTGCGGGTCAGCACCGCCTCGGTCTCCCTCGAGGCCCAAGACGGGCAACTCTTTAACTTTTATGTGTTTGACAAGCGTGGTCTGTCCCCTGGCTTCGATGCACCAGGACTGAATACATACAATGTGATCCGGATAGCCCGTAGGCCGACTTTCTCGAACTAACTGAACTCATACAACAGAAAGGCACATGTACATGCTGGATGAAGGTCCTTTTTGGGTCTGTAGCCTATATGTAATAGGGATAATCTGAATTGAAAGAAAACATTGCTGGCGGACAGTGAGTAGACAGTACCATGATGAATTGCAAAAGAAGGTACACAGACAGAAAAAAATTGTTTAATTTATCCATTGATGTTAACTCTTGTACAGAACGTTTTTGATTTCTGTGTCAAATAATGGCATTGTAAATATTCATCCTTTTTATACAGTTGCTAACCTGCTCGTCAAAGTTCTCATTCCAAaagcatgggcattaatatggagttggtcccctctttgctgctataacagcctccactcttctgggaaggctttccaatagatgttggaacattgctccgGGGATtgctcagccacaagagcattagtgaggttgagcactgatgtttggcgattaggcctagctcgcagtcggcattccaattcatcccaaaggcgttcgatagggttgaggtcagggctctgtgtaggccagtcaagttcttccacaccgatctcgacaaaccatttctgtatggaccttgctttgtgcacgggggcattgtcatgctgatacaggaaagggccttccccaaactgttgccacaaagttgaaagcacagaatcgtctagaatgtcactgtatgtcACTGTATGTCTAAGTAGTAGCTAAAAAAAGAGCCCAATGGTGgtaagctttacaccacttcagccaacgcttggcattgcgcatggtgatcttaggcttgtgtgcggctgctcagccatggaaacccatttcatgaagctcccgacgaacagttattgtgctgacg
This window of the Coregonus clupeaformis isolate EN_2021a chromosome 10, ASM2061545v1, whole genome shotgun sequence genome carries:
- the lactbl1b gene encoding putative beta-lactamase-like 1: MGKTGSKVLRELSMDGVQPQQPAPAAAIEGLTKTKKMKVKWTQLGMVFFLLLSLVMTGCFLWQYQMPKLLPDEGMGGNAKSERMCPRFPEPLPLEHPIPTLKAALEKVDTLLRQSVNPTSLPSLSAIVIFNDTVLWTGNFGKRNRSDPLSAPPNEYTIYRIASLSKIFPTLMLYRLWDDGKITSLDDPLEKYVDNFTIKNPLGKSRDSELKYVTDGLIFLDSGEVQIRSSSVTLRRMASQLSGLPRRLRATNLLWKGKTQAAVNLLQDDILVADPGTKCHYSNLAFSLLAHVMAEKVVGLDYQHWINDNILDRLGMEDTGFDITPGIQSQMAVGVYSSGQPAPLYDLGWYRPSGQMFSTAADLAKLAMMLLGAYHRKLLEPDTLKIMLTPLFRCDKDYFANRTGTPWEVNEQLGYEVLRKDGDLDGYSATFSLVPRLKLGLVVLMAGTRPQKQEVVAKAYSHIIPAMERVFREAKKILIPPPNPDPYIGFFTYGNITFYEIKAGADGVLIMQQFGPQIEDLIPERYRTIKLNYLVDRVFRVVFEKEYPCVLRVSTASVSLEAQDGQLFNFYVFDKRGLSPGFDAPGLNTYNVIRIARRPTFSN